The genomic segment AGATGACATATGAACAATACTCTCTGGTTGCAACAATAGCATAATCTTGCAGGTATGATGGTGGTTTACGCTGCCGCAGTGACCGAGAGGTAATTTCAGAATTTAATTCTGAAATTTTGATGGTTGGTGGTTGAGTTTCCATTGTCTGTTAAATATCTCAAGAGTTTCTTCGGCTGGTTCAGAATCATTTTGCATTGAAAGATCACGAGAATCTGCAAAAATTTGGTTAGGTGAATCAATGACTTGTGAGTTTGTTTGGTCAGCACTATGATGCTCAAGGATTGTGGGAGAGACATCTTCAGTTGTTGGAAAGTAATCTGCATTCAAAACATTGTCACAACAGTATGTAAAATCAGGAGCAGCTAGAGTTTGTGAATTTTCCCTTTTGTCTTCATTTGAATGAGCTAAATGAAAATCTTTTTAAGTACTGATCCATTCATCCAAGTTTGGAAATTATGAGGGTGTAAACTTTTGAGAGCTTTGGACTAGTTGAGTTGGTTTGAAAGGAAAAACTTCCTCGTAAAAAATGACATGCCTTGAGATGTAGAATCATTTTGTTTTTTGTTCTAAGCACTGACACCTTTTATGTATAGGACTATATCTAAGAAAAACACGTGGATATGTTTTCTTGGCAAACTTGAACCTCCTTGATGTCGCAAAGACGGAAAGCACAAGCACCCTAACACCCGTAGAGCATTGTAATCTGGATATCTATGGCTTTCGTTTTGCAAAAATGATGATGGCAAACGGTTAATTAAGTACAAAGCCGAAAAAGCTTCAACACATAAAGGTAGTGGCAAATCATCATGAAATAGCATTGTAAGCCCAGTTTCAACTACGTGCTTATGTTTCTTTTCGGCTATACTGTTCTGCTGAGGAGTTCCTGGACAAGAAACATGTAATTTGATGTCTACAACTTTTACCCATTTGACAACTAATACATACATAAGTCGTGAGATTTAGCTATCTAATGAGAAACATCAATAGCGTTTTTCTCCTTCATCAAACATAATAACTTTGAATTAGGATGTCCTAGTCGTTGATACCAAAGTATAGAAGATGAACCTCCTTTCTTTATCACGCGTAAAGCTTCATGAAAAACTCCATTCGATGCATAGAGCTGTCCCTTTTTATGCCCCTTCGAGATTATCCTTCGGTTTTGGTCCTTAACAACAAAGTCAGAAGCTGTAAACTCAAATGTGCAGAAATTATTGGATGTAAATTTTTCCTACTGAAAACAGATTTTTTTTCAACCGCGGAACAACAAGCAcatcttttaatttaaatttcccTTCTTCTGTAGAAACATATGCATCACCCACATGGGAGATTCAAGATTGGTGTTGCATTTCCATCACCCACAAAAATCATATCATTTCTTGTGTAAGATTTTAACGAGGACAATTTACCAGCTTCATTGGTCATATGTGCAGTAGCTCCAAAGTCCACATAAAATGATGGATCACTTTCATTATAAATATTAAGTGCAGCAAGAGCTTGTGGCAAATCCTTTGATTTGTATGAATGATCAAACCTGTCCCAGCAATCAATGGCAAGATGATTAGGTTTTCCACATATTTGACAAGTAGTTTTACCTGAACTGTTTGAGTTGTTAATTCTTTGGGAGTTCAACTTTGGTTGACAATTTGGATCGTCGGGCTGTTGATTTTTGCTGGTTCACATGTTGGTTGAACTGAGCTGCAGCATTTTGGATGTTATTGTATCGTCCAGCTGGTGTAAATCCTCTGCCACGAGAGTTGAAACGTCCTCCTCGTCCATTTTGCCTTCGACCCATTTGGCTAAGTAATGCCTGAGCGTGCTGAATGTATATCTTTTCTTCCTCACATTGTGATGCTAAGGTTTGTTCATGGCTTTGGAGTGCCAAAACGAACTGATTAAATGTATGATATGGTGGCTTTGGCCTTTGGGATCCATGCTTTCTAAAATTCTGAATACTGGGTACCTAAGCCTCTAGCAAATTGGAAAACCTTGTCGAGATCTGGGATTGATTTTTGAATGGCTGCAAAGTTATCACGTATGAACTTGAATTCTTTAGGATACTCTTCGACTGAATGAGAATCCTTCGTGATTACCATCAATAAATTATTCAAGTTTTCTTCCTTTTCAATAGTGACAGGAAGCAATTGTTGTTCTTTTGACATCCACAGATCAAAGGGTGTTCCTGCTTCTCTAAAATTTAGAAGCCCATAGTTGTTTTTTCTCCCTTTTCATTCACAAATTTTTCAGTTTGTTTTTCATTCATGGTAATGTGATGATAAATGCCAAGGCTGCAAATCAATGTGATGATTTGCGAGCGCCATAAAGAAAGTTTCTGGAGTtcagtttgatggagatcaaactaGAACATTGGTGGAAGGATTACAGGTTGAGTTCAGGTTCTTGCTTCAGTCATTGTGTTTTGTTTTGTGGACACACAAATACTGGCTCTGATGCGATGAGAATATTTTAGAAAGGATGAAAACGGAAGCTCTATTTAATTTATGATCAGTTTTACAATATAAATACAAATGTAAATTCTACAAGAAAGGAAAATGCTTGACTACAGCAATCAATCGAAACAATCAGTATACAAAAATCATGGGTTCAGGACTAATGCTTGATTGTTGGACAATTAGCAGTGTGGTGTATCCTTGAGCTAATTAGGTTCTTAATATGCTTCTTGATAAGATACGATTGCTCATAGATATGCACTTCGAAGATctataaaaatacaaaagaaaaacaaTTTATTTCCTGGATCTCTTAATGCTCAAATTGATACAATTGCAATATTAATTTGCCAAATTGTAGATATTCAAATTTATAATGGTTGAACtgagaaaatttaatttattttcctaTAAGAATTAAAATCTCAATTCTACTATGTGAAATCAAATGTAGTAATATTTATAATGGTGAAAGGGTAAAATTGTATTTTATCGCGTAGTTATAatgtcaatcttaatcaatcaaactaaataaattattatgtaCCAATATTATTTCTCATCCTATTTAATTTCTTTAACAATACACTataatttatccatatttgATCTTATCACTCAAAAGTAAATCCAACCTAAAAGCAGAAACCTGGCCTCCACTTGTAAAAATGGGAGTCTTCTCTCATTCCTATACAGTATTTTAAGTGAGTGTGACATACACAAAGCATTTTCATATCTCCAAGAATTGTTGTTGGATTAGAGTAAGAGTATCTTTGTTATTTATTCTACAGCGTGCAAGATGTTTTTCATCCACATAATAAATAAGATTCAATGCTGTTTCATATCATTTCATTCACAATTTGAACAAGACAAACAAAATTTGTTTTTCTTAAAGTTTGTTAGCCCAATAATTTTTATCAAGTatctttatataataattttgatgATGACCATGCATTATTTTTGTGCAGTCCTGGAATGGACAAACCTATAGGTTGCTACCATGCTGCAGTTCAGGTCAGTGTTTTGGGTGGTCAGCCCCCCCACGCCCACAGTATCTCTTTCCTATAATATGTTAgagaaaaatgtaattttgtctCAGATTTTGGGAAGATTTAAAATTATGTTTCACAACCTACCATCTTATTCTGGGCTCTGGCTCCATCCCCAAGTTCAGGTGACACCAAAATAAGCTCTGTCTTCTTGAAAGTGTTTCAGTCAGTAGTCAGTACTAATACACACGTAAGGTACTATATGATCCCATTTAAGCAAAATTGGCTCAATTGAGACTTGTATATATGGTTAAAAAGAATTCATTGTAGATGATGACTTTTGCATTGAGTTGGTGAtgtgttcatgttcttgttctcaATTGTAGTGGTCTGTGAAAGAACATGTTGCCATTAAGGATTTTTGTAGCTCAAGCTATAGAGTTTGACACTAACATGGAAAGAATGAATTATGTTTAAACCTAATAATCTCTAGCCTTTGATAAAAGATTAGTATGTCATGTTCATTATATTTTGCAGGAATTgattgttattgatgatttgcTCTACGCTTTAGTTGGTATTGAGGGCCGGTATACTTCAATCCGCAGAGTTCTTGGGAAGGATGATAACATAACTTTCCAAGTTGATGCATCGTTGGATTTGGCACTTCAGGTAAGCATATTTCCTAAAGGCTTTTATGTTCAGTCGAAAAGGAACGAGTGCATTACCTTTTTCTCATAAATATCAGTCACTTGGATTTTTTTGACCTACGCAAATAATTTCAGGAATCTGCAAAACGGATATTCCCTCTGTGTGAGAGCTACTTGCTAATCAATCAGTTTGTTGAATCGAGGTCCCAGTTCAAGTCTGGTCTTGTAAATCATGCATTTGCAGCTGCACTCAGATCACTGCTTCTTGTAGGCCATTTAATGTTTTGTTGTCCTGTATAATGTTTTCTGTCTCACTCTtatgttctttcaattccacaATGCTCCATGTCTCTGGTGGGAAGATAATACTGTGCAATAATCCTATATTTGATTAGCATGGCTGTAAGCAAGCATAGGACAGTTGGCATCTTAGTATGTGTGAAAATGTGTGCCGTGGAGAAATTGCAATAGAATACTCTCTACCTAGTACCTGCTATTAGTGGAATGCACGATTATCTAtcaaatatatagatatatgTTACTTGTGGGTCTTAATAAAATGTAAGAAAGGAAGGGATGTCAACTGTTTCATGACAACCATTTTGGTCTCAATTCCATCGAGAGTATATAAGATTGTGTACTGTTTCTATACTTATGCTTGTAACATAAGTTTGTTGAGTGCAATATTGTGTCAAACTAAATCAAACCTAATTCTCAACTTTTCCTTTATCGTGCTCGACTTGTAGGAGAAGTGGAGATAACTGACTTGGTATTTATGTCTGCATTATTATGAAAAAGAATTATTATCTTCAATGTGTATTTAGGATTACCAAGCTATGGTGGCTCAGCTTGAACATCAATTTCGATTAGGAAAACTTTCTATTCAAGGATTCTGGTTTTATTGCCAGGTTTGATTGGAaaactttatatattttttatgtccACTTTTTTAATTGAGGAATTTATTTGATCTTTGTTTCTAACATCTCACAGCCGATGATGGGGTCAATGCAAGCTTTATCCGTAGTGATAAAAAAGTCTACAgctaataattttattggttCCGCAGTTCTTAACCTCTTGCAAGGTCAGGTATGACATTATGCATGTGAAACATACTTGAAGGTTATTCTAGATTAAAAGTTGTAGTTTATGATTTACATTTACTGGGCTAAGTTTATTAGCGACATTGTCTGTCATATTTGCTGAATAACTTTTCCTTTCAGGCCAAAGCCATGGCTGGTGACCATGTAGTGAGGTCTCTGTTGGAAATGATGTCCCATAGTGCAAGCCAAGCATACCTTGGTATTTTAGAAAGGTACTACTAGTTGATGCCTTATTGTTGCATACAGTAGGGTTTCATAGTAGTTTAACAATGTCAAATTTGTCTTATGCACTATAGATTTGAAAAACTCAACGGGCTAAAAATTAGTTGTAGCAAGGTGTAGGAAaatgcatttcgcgctcgatgAAGAAAGCTAACCAGCGAGTTTATCAAATAAGCATCTACTCAGAGTGCCCACATTATTTCTTCAATAATTTTATTAGCACCTGGTTCGACTGCGCtcaaattttcaatcattttgtgGTTTAGATAGAAGTATGGAATGATTTTATTCCCTTCTCGATAATTTTTGTTCTCTCTCCTTAAAGTACTCTGACCTTAAAAATTCGATTGTCCCCTTCCCATAAAAGTTTCCCCTTTAAATTTTCACTTAGCACCGAAAAAATCCAATTTATCCTCTTAAATTTTGCATTTCAGACCCTAAAATTGTTGAATTGCCCTCTCTAGCATTGTTTTTTTgtactaattaaatatataaacagtATCTTGGTTCCACTGCTGCTTTGGGCTTCTCTTTCAGAAGCATTGTGAATTTTTTTCCTGAGCATACCTTCAAAGTAATGAATTGTTTTATGTTGTAACAACACATTTGTCCTGATAAGAAGTTTTAACTTCAGCTTGAGAGACTGTATGTCAGCACAGAGCGAGTATGATAATATGCAGATTCGTGATGGAGTGCTGTTTCTTCTCTTTTTGCACGTATCTTTCTTCCATTTTGTTAAATATACCGCTGAATTGAACCATTACAGGTGGGTCTACGAGGGAGTGATTAATGATCCATATGGTGAATTTTTCATCGCTGAGAATAAGTCTTTCCAAAAGGTTTTTTCCATTTACAAATCAATGCTCCCGGACTTGGCTTTTAGGAACCATCTGATCTCACTTTTAACAGGAAAGTCTCGCGCTAGATTATGATGCTAAGTATTGGCAACAACGCTACAGCCTGAAAGATGACATACCTAGTTTCCTTGCAAATGCTGCTGAAACAATTTTGACAACTGGAAAATATTTAAATGCAATGAGAGAATGTGGGCATAATATTCAGGTTAATATCTTGAACTTGTGGGTCTATGATTACTGTCTTCAATCTTCCAGTCAGATTGGTTTGAACAGGTTCCTGTAGCCGAAGATTCAAAGTTAACAAGTGTAGGGTCTAATCATCTTTATCTAGAGTGCATTAAAGCTGCTTATGATTTTGCTAGTGGGGAATTATTAAATCTAATTAAAGAAAAGGTCTGCTCAAACCGCACCTTCCATATCCTCATTTATTGCTTTTCCTTGCCTTAAATTCCTTTTTTGACAAATATTAAATGTTTTGTTGGCAGCATGACTTAATGGGAAAACTGAGATCGATCAAACACTATCTTCTTCTTGATCAGGTATAGCTTGTTTTTGCATTTACAGTAATTCATGTTTCAATATAGATTCAAATTTAGGAGTCGTGTGTGTGTATGATTGATGAGTTATTGAGATGTAATAAGAAATAAACCAATCCTAAGAAAATGTTTCACCCATGAATCATTTAGGTCAATTATGCGGTTCAATTTTGGGGTCTACAGGTGATAAAAGGATGCAAAGTACTTTCTATTTGCCTGTTCAGATAGCAGATATATTGATTTTTCTGCAAGCTGTGATAAGAAACTATATGTCTCTTTGCCTGCGGAATAGAATGTTTCTTCCAGTTATCACATGTGATTTATATTTGCCAGTGGCTTTCCTTGTGGGATTATAGTTAAAACATCAGAGGTTCATTGAGTCGATAAAATAGTTTTTTCATACTTTGTTAACCAAACTTGCAGGGTGATTTTTTGGTTCACTTCATGGATATAGCTCGGGAGGAGCTCATGAAAAAGCCTGATGATATTTCTACAGAGAAGCTACAGGTGTGTTGGCAAATAAATATTGTGCGTTGGAAAAGTAAAGGCTAAATTTTTTATAacaattattgtatgaaaaACAATTTGTTGAATTCAATAATAGCAGGGTATGACTTTATTGCTGTTCTATTCAGTCACTCTTGGATCTTGCATTGCGATCCACAGCTGCTGTGGCAGATTCATACCACGAGGACTTAACATGTTGTGTGGTGAGTTCTAATAGCTATACATGTGTGGTATGGAACTGTGTCCGCGCCAAGTGCTTTAGGAAGttctttaatttaatttacttCCAGGAAACAACCACACTATTGAAGCGGTTGAGTGTACTCAGAGATCTTCAAATCGACCAAATTGCCAGTGACCTAGAAGAACCTGTGAGCATAACAGGCTTGGAAACGTTTGCCTTGAGTTTTAAGGTCGACATTCATTTGCAGCTCTTTCTTTGTTCTTTATGTTTTTTTCTCTAGGTCCCAGTAAAATTAACTTCAAATGTTTCAATCCAGTATGCAAGATATATTTGTTTTGAGCTTCATTAATGAGGTGCCTAGAAGCGTGAATAAATTCCCATTTAGTAAAAAGCAAGAAATTTTG from the Primulina eburnea isolate SZY01 chromosome 3, ASM2296580v1, whole genome shotgun sequence genome contains:
- the LOC140827545 gene encoding gamma-tubulin complex component 2-like isoform X2 produces the protein MEIKLEHWWKDYSPGMDKPIGCYHAAVQELIVIDDLLYALVGIEGRYTSIRRVLGKDDNITFQVDASLDLALQESAKRIFPLCESYLLINQFVESRSQFKSGLVNHAFAAALRSLLLDYQAMVAQLEHQFRLGKLSIQGFWFYCQPMMGSMQALSVVIKKSTANNFIGSAVLNLLQGQAKAMAGDHVVRSLLEMMSHSASQAYLGILERWVYEGVINDPYGEFFIAENKSFQKESLALDYDAKYWQQRYSLKDDIPSFLANAAETILTTGKYLNAMRECGHNIQVPVAEDSKLTSVGSNHLYLECIKAAYDFASGELLNLIKEKHDLMGKLRSIKHYLLLDQGDFLVHFMDIAREELMKKPDDISTEKLQSLLDLALRSTAAVADSYHEDLTCCVETTTLLKRLSVLRDLQIDQIASDLEEPVSITGLETFALSFKVCWPLSLVISRKALTKYQLIFRFLFHCKHVNRQLCGSWQLHQGLRRLDMQGIAISVSSLLCRNMLKFINSLLHYLTSEVLEPNWHVMHNKLQTAKSIDEVIEYHDFFLDKCLRECLLLSPILLQKLEKMKMMCLQYAAAAPRLITYSVDTPKTDALDIEKYEKLKLRTQSQAQKVVSDNATIIESILKFEKEFSAELQSLGPILSSSSSAEPHLTHLAQWLLGVGRD
- the LOC140827545 gene encoding gamma-tubulin complex component 2-like isoform X3, whose translation is MLRPGMDKPIGCYHAAVQELIVIDDLLYALVGIEGRYTSIRRVLGKDDNITFQVDASLDLALQESAKRIFPLCESYLLINQFVESRSQFKSGLVNHAFAAALRSLLLDYQAMVAQLEHQFRLGKLSIQGFWFYCQPMMGSMQALSVVIKKSTANNFIGSAVLNLLQGQAKAMAGDHVVRSLLEMMSHSASQAYLGILERWVYEGVINDPYGEFFIAENKSFQKESLALDYDAKYWQQRYSLKDDIPSFLANAAETILTTGKYLNAMRECGHNIQVPVAEDSKLTSVGSNHLYLECIKAAYDFASGELLNLIKEKHDLMGKLRSIKHYLLLDQGDFLVHFMDIAREELMKKPDDISTEKLQSLLDLALRSTAAVADSYHEDLTCCVETTTLLKRLSVLRDLQIDQIASDLEEPVSITGLETFALSFKVCWPLSLVISRKALTKYQLIFRFLFHCKHVNRQLCGSWQLHQGLRRLDMQGIAISVSSLLCRNMLKFINSLLHYLTSEVLEPNWHVMHNKLQTAKSIDEVIEYHDFFLDKCLRECLLLSPILLQKLEKMKMMCLQYAAAAPRLITYSVDTPKTDALDIEKYEKLKLRTQSQAQKVVSDNATIIESILKFEKEFSAELQSLGPILSSSSSAEPHLTHLAQWLLGVGRD
- the LOC140827545 gene encoding gamma-tubulin complex component 2-like isoform X1, which gives rise to MERGTPVRKPHTSTADLLNWSEIMPENPLAIASAARSHQPSDRISKVVFGGQVTDEEVESLNKSPGMDKPIGCYHAAVQELIVIDDLLYALVGIEGRYTSIRRVLGKDDNITFQVDASLDLALQESAKRIFPLCESYLLINQFVESRSQFKSGLVNHAFAAALRSLLLDYQAMVAQLEHQFRLGKLSIQGFWFYCQPMMGSMQALSVVIKKSTANNFIGSAVLNLLQGQAKAMAGDHVVRSLLEMMSHSASQAYLGILERWVYEGVINDPYGEFFIAENKSFQKESLALDYDAKYWQQRYSLKDDIPSFLANAAETILTTGKYLNAMRECGHNIQVPVAEDSKLTSVGSNHLYLECIKAAYDFASGELLNLIKEKHDLMGKLRSIKHYLLLDQGDFLVHFMDIAREELMKKPDDISTEKLQSLLDLALRSTAAVADSYHEDLTCCVETTTLLKRLSVLRDLQIDQIASDLEEPVSITGLETFALSFKVCWPLSLVISRKALTKYQLIFRFLFHCKHVNRQLCGSWQLHQGLRRLDMQGIAISVSSLLCRNMLKFINSLLHYLTSEVLEPNWHVMHNKLQTAKSIDEVIEYHDFFLDKCLRECLLLSPILLQKLEKMKMMCLQYAAAAPRLITYSVDTPKTDALDIEKYEKLKLRTQSQAQKVVSDNATIIESILKFEKEFSAELQSLGPILSSSSSAEPHLTHLAQWLLGVGRD
- the LOC140827545 gene encoding gamma-tubulin complex component 2-like isoform X4, which produces MDKPIGCYHAAVQELIVIDDLLYALVGIEGRYTSIRRVLGKDDNITFQVDASLDLALQESAKRIFPLCESYLLINQFVESRSQFKSGLVNHAFAAALRSLLLDYQAMVAQLEHQFRLGKLSIQGFWFYCQPMMGSMQALSVVIKKSTANNFIGSAVLNLLQGQAKAMAGDHVVRSLLEMMSHSASQAYLGILERWVYEGVINDPYGEFFIAENKSFQKESLALDYDAKYWQQRYSLKDDIPSFLANAAETILTTGKYLNAMRECGHNIQVPVAEDSKLTSVGSNHLYLECIKAAYDFASGELLNLIKEKHDLMGKLRSIKHYLLLDQGDFLVHFMDIAREELMKKPDDISTEKLQSLLDLALRSTAAVADSYHEDLTCCVETTTLLKRLSVLRDLQIDQIASDLEEPVSITGLETFALSFKVCWPLSLVISRKALTKYQLIFRFLFHCKHVNRQLCGSWQLHQGLRRLDMQGIAISVSSLLCRNMLKFINSLLHYLTSEVLEPNWHVMHNKLQTAKSIDEVIEYHDFFLDKCLRECLLLSPILLQKLEKMKMMCLQYAAAAPRLITYSVDTPKTDALDIEKYEKLKLRTQSQAQKVVSDNATIIESILKFEKEFSAELQSLGPILSSSSSAEPHLTHLAQWLLGVGRD